A genomic region of Fodinisporobacter ferrooxydans contains the following coding sequences:
- the lgt gene encoding prolipoprotein diacylglyceryl transferase, protein MLPILFHIGNFAVHTYGLVVLLAIVLGTQVGITLARYTMKQYEEHIVPLVYTSVIGAVIGARIWQVFFFEPNYYLAHPLEMIAFWNGGLSIQGGIVGGILTGFWYCKRKGLSFWKVADLLAPSIILGQGIGRIACLLNGDAFGSPTGKGYGLVYPPGTFAYDTYGSKPLWPAEVWEGQIDFVIFAILFALLRKKLPTGTMFLLYNILYALARFGLEFLRGDSPRYLFYWTAAQWTSAVIVFISIAALLVLKKNDRNVSLKSNTV, encoded by the coding sequence TTGTTACCTATTTTGTTTCATATCGGCAATTTTGCAGTACACACATACGGTTTGGTGGTCTTGTTGGCGATCGTCCTGGGGACGCAAGTTGGGATCACATTAGCCCGTTATACGATGAAACAATATGAAGAGCATATCGTACCTTTGGTATATACCTCTGTAATCGGAGCAGTCATCGGAGCGCGGATTTGGCAAGTGTTTTTCTTTGAGCCCAACTATTATTTGGCACACCCGCTGGAAATGATCGCATTTTGGAATGGCGGGTTATCGATTCAAGGGGGCATCGTAGGCGGAATCCTGACTGGTTTCTGGTATTGCAAAAGAAAAGGTCTATCTTTCTGGAAAGTTGCGGATCTTTTGGCACCATCCATTATATTGGGGCAAGGAATCGGGCGCATTGCTTGTCTGCTCAATGGGGATGCGTTTGGTTCGCCGACAGGAAAGGGCTATGGACTTGTATATCCGCCTGGCACATTTGCTTATGATACGTACGGCTCAAAACCGCTCTGGCCTGCGGAAGTATGGGAAGGCCAGATCGATTTTGTCATTTTTGCAATCCTGTTTGCACTATTAAGAAAAAAGCTGCCTACTGGCACGATGTTCTTGCTTTACAATATCCTATATGCACTCGCGAGGTTTGGTCTTGAGTTCCTCCGTGGAGATAGTCCTCGGTATCTATTCTATTGGACGGCTGCCCAATGGACCAGCGCAGTTATTGTTTTCATCAGCATAGCTGCTTTGTTGGTATTAAAAAAGAATGACAGGAATGTATCTTTGAAAAGCAATACAGTTTGA
- a CDS encoding Ger(x)C family spore germination protein has product MNKSGYYFVKLSVFLFFVSICLSGCWHIIQPEDLATISLLGFDKQKDNYVITAQILNPGGIPSGAAKGSTAEKPVRILVARGKTIPEALHQANRYNPGHYFVGHLGAIVIGEDIVRGGMENLIDALTRSTEFMETADIYIARGLTAEQLLKKTANLTPYPAEALRKTAVYSSLHTWIRPIRLNQVLQTISFNSGTLVIPGIQTGDSENPSSQKGDAFRLKGMAVLSDWKLKGWMDGKAALGYMWIMEQIRHHGFSVSYHGGMIGVESLPNRTQIKVHVQGKQIKEIVIQIKDIFRISELKNLKLDPRQGYEETKVEMTETVNKEVKKMAKASVSKAQLFKADVFTLGERVRMEYPTLWKQLSGKWDEKVFPDIPIRVEVDTTIRDTGETYQTLQ; this is encoded by the coding sequence ATGAATAAATCTGGATATTATTTCGTAAAGTTGTCAGTATTTCTATTTTTTGTATCGATTTGTCTTTCTGGATGTTGGCATATTATTCAACCTGAAGATCTTGCGACTATTTCACTTTTAGGGTTCGACAAACAAAAGGACAATTATGTGATTACCGCTCAAATACTCAATCCAGGCGGTATTCCATCAGGAGCCGCAAAAGGAAGCACCGCAGAGAAACCGGTCCGTATCTTGGTCGCCCGCGGAAAAACCATACCAGAAGCTCTTCACCAAGCCAATCGTTATAATCCCGGACACTATTTCGTGGGACATCTTGGCGCTATTGTGATCGGTGAAGATATTGTCCGCGGCGGAATGGAGAATTTGATTGATGCGCTGACTCGCAGTACAGAATTTATGGAAACGGCAGATATTTATATTGCACGTGGTCTGACAGCGGAACAATTGCTAAAAAAAACAGCCAATCTAACCCCTTATCCTGCCGAAGCACTGCGAAAGACGGCAGTCTACAGTTCATTGCATACTTGGATCAGACCCATCCGATTGAATCAGGTGCTGCAAACCATTTCCTTTAATTCCGGAACGCTTGTGATACCTGGAATACAGACAGGAGATTCAGAAAATCCATCTTCCCAGAAAGGGGATGCTTTTCGCTTAAAGGGAATGGCTGTTCTATCTGATTGGAAGTTAAAAGGCTGGATGGATGGAAAAGCCGCATTGGGATATATGTGGATCATGGAACAAATCCGGCATCATGGGTTCAGTGTTTCTTACCATGGAGGAATGATCGGTGTGGAGTCACTGCCAAACCGTACTCAAATTAAAGTCCATGTCCAAGGCAAACAGATAAAAGAAATCGTGATTCAAATAAAAGACATCTTTCGCATCAGTGAATTAAAGAATCTTAAACTTGATCCGCGTCAGGGATATGAGGAAACGAAAGTAGAAATGACAGAAACCGTGAACAAGGAAGTTAAAAAAATGGCCAAAGCCTCTGTTAGCAAGGCTCAATTATTTAAAGCTGATGTGTTTACATTGGGGGAACGAGTAAGAATGGAATATCCAACGTTATGGAAGCAGTTATCCGGCAAATGGGATGAAAAAGTTTTCCCCGATATTCCAATTCGGGTTGAGGTTGATACAACCATACGAGACACAGGCGAAACGTATCAAACTTTGCAGTAA
- a CDS encoding GerAB/ArcD/ProY family transporter, which yields MRTFDQISPAQLTSLLMMTIFPTIILMVPSDLLRVNGKDAGWVVIIATLWGVGIGWFSIAVYKKFPSQRITQIFVTVFGRWIGELFCLVYLGALMVILVAVFREFGEMAEWAFAFGDIPIELLMVMGGILSFYLSASGLEVIARTSQILLPGSIGIIAIILISATPWMNWSFLWPPFPEIRKEILISAITPSAFFTEGLIIGIFLPHIQLQDRIFRAIILGMLFNGIILFLITVGLLAFFGGSRGGNIIFPLLHLSKEIRYSTYLSHLQVLMVPFLVSVITIKLSVFLHAASLGCQDMFRLKGYRFIALGLTVFSIVVASVLFDNPIDLRKFIIRYFGHLAAPILLILTLCAYFFAMQFYKRRAKT from the coding sequence ATGCGAACCTTTGACCAAATCTCTCCGGCTCAATTAACTTCTCTGTTAATGATGACCATTTTCCCAACAATCATTTTGATGGTTCCCAGTGATCTTCTACGGGTAAATGGCAAGGATGCCGGATGGGTAGTCATTATAGCAACACTCTGGGGAGTGGGCATTGGTTGGTTCTCCATTGCCGTCTATAAAAAGTTCCCCTCACAACGGATCACTCAAATTTTTGTTACAGTATTCGGGCGGTGGATTGGTGAACTGTTTTGTTTGGTTTATCTAGGCGCATTGATGGTAATCCTAGTTGCAGTTTTTAGGGAATTTGGAGAAATGGCGGAATGGGCGTTCGCTTTCGGGGATATTCCTATTGAGCTTCTCATGGTGATGGGAGGGATTCTTTCGTTTTACCTTAGTGCTTCTGGATTGGAAGTCATTGCCCGGACAAGTCAAATCTTACTTCCGGGATCCATCGGTATCATCGCTATCATTCTGATTTCAGCCACACCCTGGATGAACTGGAGTTTTCTTTGGCCTCCTTTCCCCGAAATTAGAAAAGAAATTTTAATCTCGGCCATTACTCCTTCTGCGTTTTTTACGGAAGGATTAATAATAGGGATTTTTTTGCCTCATATTCAGTTACAGGATCGAATTTTTCGTGCGATAATACTTGGCATGCTCTTCAATGGAATCATCTTATTTCTTATTACGGTAGGTCTTCTTGCCTTTTTTGGGGGAAGTCGAGGAGGCAACATTATTTTTCCGCTTCTGCATCTTAGTAAAGAGATCCGGTACAGCACTTATCTTAGTCATTTACAAGTTCTTATGGTACCCTTCTTGGTCTCCGTAATTACCATCAAGTTGTCTGTTTTTTTGCATGCGGCTTCCCTGGGGTGTCAGGATATGTTTCGGCTCAAGGGTTATCGCTTTATCGCACTTGGTTTAACAGTGTTCAGTATAGTTGTTGCTTCTGTATTATTCGATAATCCTATCGATTTAAGAAAGTTTATTATTCGTTATTTCGGTCATTTAGCCGCTCCCATATTATTGATCCTTACGTTGTGTGCATATTTTTTTGCCATGCAGTTTTATAAAAGGAGGGCAAAGACCTGA
- a CDS encoding heavy metal translocating P-type ATPase, producing the protein MANVAEITLPVEGMTCASCASRIEKNVAKLPGVKEVNVNLASERARVVLDPQTSWKDVVERIEKTGYSVPGREAECNVIGMTCATCAARIEKAVGKLDAVKSVHVNLASEKARISFIPGIIQESDLIKAIENAGYGAKLASPSAAEEEKLRKQREYKRDIRILWFSIILNLPLVIQLLYQMAGGALILPVWASFLLATPIQLYVGGRFYKGAYHAVRGGSANMDVLVALGTSVAFLYSVYLWLTGSVDTYFDTSATIVTLIFMGKLLETRAKAKSSSAIEALVKLRAKVAHVLRDGVETDLPVEDLLVGDIVRVRPGEKVPTDGVIIEGSTAVDESFLTGESMPVTKESGDPVVGASVNQTRAFAMEVTKVGSETALAQIIRLVDQAQGSKAPVQRLADQISGIFVPIVLLIALVTFIAWGIFGGWSTAIIAAVAVLVIACPCALGLATPTAIMVGTGLGAESGILIKGGEHLERAHKVHAVIFDKTGTITAGKPQVTDVWTVDGVSEQVLLKLAAALEEQSEHPLGAAVVKQVKEQGMVYETATDIQALPGKGIEGLAGGRMIRIGNRRWLSETGIQTFPDEVLSEFESAGKTAVMVASDRQLLGIIAIADRVKADSQNTVRQLKEMGIEVWMITGDNERTAKAVARQVGIDNVIAGVLPGNKAEKVEELRKQGKTVAMVGDGINDAPALAAADVGIAMGTGADVALEAADIALMHGHTQGVVDAIRLSKATMRKIRQNLFWAFIYNVLGVPLAAAAILNPIIAGAAMALSSVSVVSNTLLLKRIRLGGKTGAANL; encoded by the coding sequence ATGGCAAATGTTGCGGAAATCACATTGCCTGTGGAAGGAATGACTTGTGCTTCGTGCGCGTCCCGGATCGAAAAGAACGTGGCAAAACTTCCGGGCGTAAAAGAAGTGAATGTAAACCTGGCTTCCGAACGGGCAAGGGTTGTGCTCGATCCGCAGACTTCCTGGAAAGACGTCGTGGAACGGATCGAGAAAACCGGTTACAGCGTCCCGGGTCGGGAGGCTGAATGTAACGTGATTGGCATGACTTGCGCTACCTGTGCCGCCAGAATTGAAAAGGCCGTCGGAAAACTGGATGCCGTCAAATCAGTACATGTGAATCTTGCATCCGAAAAAGCTCGCATTTCCTTTATTCCGGGCATTATCCAAGAATCGGATCTCATCAAGGCGATCGAAAATGCCGGGTATGGCGCAAAGCTGGCCTCCCCGTCGGCGGCGGAGGAAGAAAAATTGCGGAAACAAAGGGAGTATAAACGGGATATACGAATTTTGTGGTTTTCCATTATTCTGAACTTGCCGCTTGTGATTCAATTGCTTTACCAAATGGCAGGCGGTGCATTGATACTTCCTGTCTGGGCGAGTTTTCTCCTCGCCACGCCCATTCAGTTGTATGTGGGCGGGCGGTTTTATAAAGGCGCATATCATGCGGTTCGCGGCGGATCAGCAAATATGGACGTATTGGTGGCGTTGGGAACGTCTGTCGCTTTCCTCTACAGCGTCTATTTATGGTTGACGGGAAGCGTGGATACGTATTTTGATACATCTGCAACGATCGTAACGCTGATTTTCATGGGAAAGCTGTTGGAAACCCGAGCCAAGGCAAAATCCAGTTCTGCCATTGAAGCACTGGTCAAGCTTAGAGCGAAAGTGGCGCACGTGCTGCGGGATGGGGTGGAAACGGATCTTCCGGTCGAAGATTTGCTGGTGGGGGATATAGTCCGGGTACGCCCCGGCGAAAAAGTTCCCACCGATGGTGTCATCATCGAAGGCAGCACAGCCGTGGATGAATCGTTCCTGACAGGTGAGTCGATGCCAGTAACGAAAGAATCGGGGGATCCGGTAGTTGGAGCGTCGGTGAACCAGACAAGAGCATTTGCGATGGAAGTGACCAAAGTCGGATCCGAAACGGCGCTTGCCCAAATTATCCGTCTGGTCGACCAGGCGCAAGGATCGAAAGCGCCTGTGCAGCGCCTTGCCGATCAGATTTCCGGAATCTTCGTACCGATTGTGCTTTTGATCGCATTGGTGACTTTCATTGCATGGGGGATCTTCGGAGGCTGGTCGACGGCAATCATTGCAGCCGTAGCGGTGCTCGTCATCGCTTGTCCCTGCGCGCTTGGTCTTGCGACACCGACAGCGATCATGGTCGGCACAGGTTTAGGAGCAGAGTCAGGGATTTTGATCAAAGGCGGTGAACACCTTGAGCGTGCACATAAGGTACATGCGGTCATCTTTGACAAAACGGGTACGATTACAGCCGGAAAACCACAAGTGACTGATGTCTGGACGGTCGATGGCGTATCGGAACAAGTGTTGTTGAAGCTGGCGGCGGCGCTCGAAGAACAAAGTGAGCACCCGCTAGGTGCTGCGGTTGTCAAGCAAGTGAAAGAGCAAGGGATGGTATATGAGACGGCCACTGATATACAGGCGCTTCCGGGCAAAGGGATCGAAGGATTGGCGGGAGGTCGGATGATCCGTATTGGGAATCGCCGCTGGCTGTCCGAGACAGGCATTCAAACGTTCCCGGACGAGGTTCTGTCCGAATTTGAAAGCGCCGGGAAGACGGCTGTGATGGTCGCTTCCGATCGACAATTGCTTGGCATAATCGCGATCGCTGACAGGGTTAAAGCGGATTCCCAAAACACGGTCAGACAACTGAAAGAAATGGGAATCGAAGTGTGGATGATCACTGGCGACAACGAACGAACGGCAAAAGCGGTTGCCCGCCAAGTCGGGATTGACAATGTGATCGCAGGCGTGCTTCCCGGCAATAAGGCGGAAAAAGTCGAAGAACTCAGAAAGCAGGGCAAAACGGTAGCAATGGTCGGCGATGGCATCAACGACGCGCCGGCGCTTGCAGCGGCTGATGTCGGCATTGCCATGGGAACAGGTGCAGACGTGGCGCTGGAAGCGGCAGATATTGCCTTGATGCACGGTCATACACAAGGAGTAGTCGACGCAATCCGCCTGTCCAAAGCGACGATGCGGAAAATCCGACAAAATCTTTTCTGGGCGTTTATTTACAACGTTCTCGGGGTTCCGCTTGCAGCCGCGGCCATTTTGAATCCAATTATTGCAGGTGCGGCTATGGCACTAAGTTCGGTTAGCGTAGTTTCCAATACGCTTCTGTTAAAACGTATACGGCTTGGCGGGAAAACTGGGGCAGCCAACCTTTAG
- a CDS encoding YwmB family TATA-box binding protein, whose translation MKFNQVSFIKKTRLFAIFLGISMILFQIYNLKNTKAVAESFDVYKQTFQTSQANLEQIQLHQWSILNHAWISSSEVSQLTNKVATSLSLQNPKRFSDFTELHRSFTIQGQLDPGTNVQITVTSIHHSGIPTETYLSLSLRKDTNNLNQLAILKKRLEQVLIANKIQPQLNVNLVGSVPGKIEGNAAKEKIQTMFRSVGANTIEGLYSNLETSITGFTPYIHSYLYTNEKKMNVQIALHYNNLQKNTRLVIGTPIITIEY comes from the coding sequence ATGAAATTCAATCAAGTATCGTTTATAAAAAAAACACGCCTATTTGCAATCTTTCTGGGTATAAGCATGATTTTGTTTCAAATATACAATTTGAAAAATACAAAGGCAGTTGCAGAATCCTTTGATGTTTACAAACAGACCTTTCAAACTTCCCAAGCAAACTTAGAGCAAATTCAACTGCATCAATGGTCAATTTTGAATCATGCTTGGATTTCGTCTTCTGAAGTTTCGCAACTGACAAATAAAGTGGCAACCAGTTTATCCCTGCAAAATCCAAAACGATTCTCTGATTTTACAGAATTGCATCGGTCATTCACAATACAGGGTCAGCTCGACCCCGGAACCAACGTACAAATCACCGTCACCAGCATTCATCATTCCGGAATTCCGACAGAGACATATTTAAGTTTAAGTTTGCGAAAAGATACAAACAACTTGAACCAACTGGCAATCCTTAAAAAACGTCTGGAACAAGTTTTGATAGCAAACAAAATACAACCGCAACTTAACGTAAATTTGGTCGGTTCGGTTCCTGGAAAGATCGAAGGAAATGCAGCAAAGGAAAAAATTCAAACGATGTTTCGTTCTGTCGGTGCAAATACGATAGAAGGCCTTTATTCAAATCTAGAAACCAGTATAACTGGATTCACACCTTACATTCATTCGTATTTATATACAAATGAAAAAAAGATGAATGTACAAATTGCGCTCCACTATAACAATTTGCAGAAAAATACTCGTTTGGTTATCGGAACACCAATTATCACTATTGAATATTAA
- a CDS encoding IS701 family transposase: MSHNTTIPNHEAIINFLKSRRLSLYVSKPALRHIQEFFIAATAKGYRGKVVDIAEWSSCHRTSIGHFLSDGVWDESYIQRLVKQESLSFVLSHAKQTEQPIFVIHDDTVSEKTKPSSQAKHPIEQTDYHHSHLKGKTVWGHQVQATIVQCGEHSLIHDIHRYDKSSQSKIDDACDLAKTMPIPPYSGYALVDSWYTCPKLMNTYAERGYHLIGALKTNRILYPKGIRVSLSTFASYVTKQDVCLVTVNGSTYWVYRYEGALNGIENAVVLLCWPLDAFQNSKVLHAFLCTDVSLETQTILDYYSRRWPIEIFFRQTKQNLGFDGYQVRSIRAIERLWILLSLTHLYCTIGLGQPSKFGDGLIMVRKQVKVDYVQWIYESAKNQVPIEAVLQQLKLA; this comes from the coding sequence ATGTCTCATAATACTACCATACCAAACCACGAAGCAATAATCAATTTCTTAAAAAGCCGTAGGCTATCCTTATATGTTTCAAAGCCTGCCTTGCGGCATATTCAAGAATTTTTTATTGCAGCTACCGCTAAAGGGTATCGTGGTAAAGTGGTAGATATAGCGGAATGGAGTTCATGTCATCGAACATCCATTGGACACTTTCTCTCGGATGGTGTTTGGGACGAATCGTATATCCAAAGACTTGTAAAACAAGAATCGCTTTCATTTGTTTTGTCTCATGCCAAACAAACAGAACAGCCTATTTTTGTGATTCATGATGATACGGTTAGTGAGAAGACAAAGCCTTCGTCACAGGCAAAACACCCAATCGAACAAACAGACTACCATCATTCCCACTTAAAAGGAAAAACCGTTTGGGGTCATCAAGTTCAGGCTACGATTGTTCAATGTGGAGAACATTCTCTCATTCATGATATTCACCGTTATGATAAATCGAGCCAAAGCAAAATTGATGACGCTTGTGATTTGGCCAAAACCATGCCGATTCCACCTTATTCTGGATATGCATTGGTCGATTCATGGTATACATGCCCAAAACTTATGAATACTTATGCAGAGCGAGGATACCATCTGATTGGTGCACTCAAAACAAACCGTATTCTCTATCCCAAAGGGATTCGAGTTTCACTTAGTACCTTCGCATCGTATGTGACCAAACAGGACGTTTGCCTCGTGACCGTAAACGGATCAACCTATTGGGTGTATCGATATGAAGGAGCTTTAAATGGCATTGAGAATGCGGTGGTACTCCTTTGCTGGCCATTGGATGCGTTTCAAAATTCGAAAGTATTACATGCTTTTCTGTGTACAGATGTATCCTTAGAGACACAAACCATCCTTGATTATTATAGTCGCCGTTGGCCGATCGAGATTTTCTTTCGGCAAACTAAACAAAATCTAGGTTTTGATGGATATCAAGTTCGTTCCATTCGTGCAATAGAACGACTTTGGATACTACTTTCGCTGACACATTTATATTGCACCATCGGTTTAGGTCAGCCTTCAAAATTTGGAGATGGACTTATAATGGTACGAAAGCAAGTAAAAGTGGACTACGTCCAATGGATTTATGAATCTGCAAAGAATCAAGTACCTATTGAAGCTGTTTTGCAACAATTAAAGCTGGCCTAG
- a CDS encoding nitrite reductase — MKFAVSPEIQVGGPMLTARDLAKISEIVGEEAKIEITTFQQLIVEMKDDEQAEHAKSELLAYGLKVYEVGFVVKNVSVCNFCKGAEEEGLDVAKKLNHAIAGLKVPFPLRVGYTGCPNACGEPLVKDIGVIKRKDRFEVYIGGETKTTQADVGQLLLQDIPEHDLITVVLKVITLYQLHGKKRERFSRFVQRYGFDRLKSEQVDIFSNIL, encoded by the coding sequence ATGAAATTTGCTGTAAGTCCTGAAATTCAAGTTGGGGGACCAATGCTGACTGCACGTGATTTAGCAAAAATTTCGGAAATAGTTGGCGAAGAAGCAAAAATTGAGATAACAACTTTTCAACAGCTAATTGTTGAAATGAAAGATGATGAGCAAGCGGAACATGCAAAGAGTGAATTGCTGGCATATGGGCTGAAAGTATATGAAGTTGGATTTGTAGTCAAAAATGTATCAGTTTGTAATTTTTGTAAAGGCGCTGAAGAAGAAGGATTAGATGTCGCCAAAAAACTAAATCACGCAATCGCTGGTTTAAAGGTTCCATTCCCTTTACGTGTAGGATATACTGGCTGTCCCAATGCGTGCGGTGAGCCTTTGGTTAAAGATATCGGAGTTATTAAACGGAAAGACAGATTCGAAGTATATATCGGCGGGGAAACAAAAACTACACAAGCAGATGTCGGACAACTTCTCTTGCAGGATATTCCTGAACACGACCTAATTACCGTTGTTTTAAAGGTAATCACACTGTATCAACTCCATGGGAAAAAGAGAGAACGATTTAGCCGATTTGTCCAGCGATATGGGTTTGATAGGTTAAAATCTGAGCAAGTTGATATTTTTTCTAATATATTATGA
- a CDS encoding spore germination protein, whose amino-acid sequence MDYIQDQIKRIKVCLGNPPDLEVREIVLYVGQEQTRKGSVLYCSSLVNEERIANEVIRPLTQLASFWYDASQPFPGFQNIITSAQVEETNNFVEQIVSSILQGYVLLYIEQTASWRIQLKKGEKRSITEPENEKAVRGPKDCFTENLSTNMTLVRQRLQYQNLRIEEPQLGTKLPTKVVMFYVKDSVKEGVLKEVRQRLQGIHIEALIDASYIEEIISDFRWSPFPTIEYTERPDKMAASIIEGRIAIMVDGSPTCLLAPTIFAHFLMATEDQYILPYAATAIRWLRFLALFLAFSLPSIFIALTTIHHGMIPPFLGVTLAKARTGMPFPIALEILLMESLMEIVREAGLRMPGPLGQSVTIVGTLVIGEAAVSAGLISAPVVVVVALTTLASFAIPAYYMGLSIRLMRFPMMAFSTVLGLVGVTWYLMVILIHLVGIRSFGIPYLTPLGPWQGKNVKDTILRFPRWRMDGASSYGRKKLKKREG is encoded by the coding sequence ATGGATTACATTCAAGACCAAATCAAGCGGATTAAAGTATGCTTGGGAAACCCTCCGGATTTGGAAGTCAGGGAAATTGTTCTATACGTAGGACAGGAGCAAACGAGAAAAGGGAGCGTTCTATATTGTTCAAGTCTTGTTAATGAGGAACGGATCGCGAATGAAGTGATTCGGCCCTTAACTCAATTAGCATCATTCTGGTATGATGCTTCCCAACCGTTTCCTGGGTTTCAGAATATTATAACGTCTGCACAGGTTGAAGAAACAAATAATTTCGTTGAACAAATAGTTTCTTCCATTCTTCAAGGGTATGTTTTGTTGTATATTGAGCAAACCGCAAGCTGGCGCATTCAGTTAAAAAAAGGAGAAAAAAGATCCATAACAGAACCAGAAAATGAAAAAGCGGTACGAGGACCAAAAGACTGTTTTACTGAGAATTTGTCTACAAATATGACCCTAGTTCGTCAGCGGCTGCAATACCAAAATTTACGTATTGAAGAACCTCAATTGGGCACCAAATTACCCACCAAAGTCGTTATGTTTTATGTGAAAGATTCGGTGAAAGAAGGTGTGTTGAAGGAGGTTCGTCAAAGACTGCAGGGGATCCATATTGAAGCCCTGATTGATGCCTCTTATATTGAGGAAATCATTAGTGATTTTCGATGGTCTCCTTTTCCGACCATTGAATATACCGAACGTCCTGACAAGATGGCCGCAAGCATTATAGAAGGGCGAATCGCAATCATGGTAGATGGTTCTCCCACCTGTCTATTGGCACCTACTATATTTGCCCATTTTTTAATGGCGACTGAAGATCAATATATACTGCCTTATGCAGCTACCGCTATTCGTTGGCTCCGCTTTCTCGCTCTATTTCTTGCGTTTTCCTTACCGTCAATTTTTATTGCATTGACGACAATTCACCATGGGATGATTCCACCGTTTTTAGGAGTAACATTGGCTAAAGCAAGAACGGGTATGCCCTTTCCGATTGCGCTGGAAATTTTGTTGATGGAAAGTTTAATGGAAATCGTTAGAGAGGCGGGATTGCGAATGCCAGGACCTCTCGGCCAGTCTGTAACGATTGTCGGTACGTTGGTCATTGGCGAAGCTGCTGTATCTGCCGGGTTGATTTCGGCTCCTGTGGTGGTTGTTGTTGCCCTGACAACGTTGGCTTCTTTTGCTATTCCTGCCTATTATATGGGATTATCGATACGTCTGATGCGGTTCCCCATGATGGCATTTTCCACCGTACTCGGTTTGGTAGGAGTAACTTGGTATTTAATGGTTATTTTGATCCATTTGGTAGGTATCCGCTCGTTTGGGATCCCCTATTTAACTCCATTGGGACCGTGGCAGGGAAAGAATGTGAAGGACACCATTTTACGATTTCCCCGCTGGCGAATGGATGGCGCTTCTTCCTATGGCCGTAAAAAGTTAAAGAAAAGGGAAGGATGA